A window of the Chiloscyllium plagiosum isolate BGI_BamShark_2017 chromosome 13, ASM401019v2, whole genome shotgun sequence genome harbors these coding sequences:
- the rbp1.1 gene encoding retinol-binding protein 1.1, with amino-acid sequence MSTDFSGYWKMISNENFEEYLKALDVNIALRKIAVLLKPDKDIAQTGDHMIIKTISSFRNYLMEFDIGKEFPEDLTGIDDRQCTTTVNWDGDKLVCVQIGEKQGRGWTQWVEGDELHLELRVGEVKSKQVFKKVQ; translated from the exons ATGTCAACTGATTTCAGTGGATACTGGAAAATGATATCCAACGAGAACTTTGAAGAGTATCTAAAAGCACTAG ATGTAAACATTGCTTTGCGGAAAATTGCGGTTTTGCTGAAACCAGACAAAGATATTGCTCAGACAGGAGATCACATGATCATTAAAACCATCAGCAGCTTCCGGAATTATCTCATGGAATTTGATATTGGCAAGGAGTTTCCTGAGGATTTAACTGGGATAGATGACCGCCAATGTACG ACCACAGTGAATTGGGATGGAGATAAACTTGTGTGTGTACAAATAGGAGAGAAACAGGGTCGAGGATGGACACAGTGGGTGGAAGGTGATGAACTGCATCTG GAACTGCGGGTTGGTGAAGTAAAAAGCAAACAGGTCTTTAAAAAAGTCCAATGA